In the Brachyhypopomus gauderio isolate BG-103 chromosome 4, BGAUD_0.2, whole genome shotgun sequence genome, one interval contains:
- the LOC143512668 gene encoding GTPase IMAP family member 8-like isoform X3, which translates to MDEPLQPAVRSDPDFRILLLGNKASGKSWCVATVLGGEDPSTRTAQCVRSQGVAAGRALTVVEAPGWWRNYLVKDSPVLHTKEIQRSVSLCPPGPHAVLLVLRLDTQFTEKNRRALEERVELLSAEVWRRCMVLFTFGDHLGETPIEKHILAAGEPLQWLVEKCGNRLHVINNKNRKDSKQVKELLEKVEEMVMRNSSYHFVVVPMRTHDIEPRRWSAEVKVVGKLREAGACLTHQDQAELRVLVVGHRHSGKSSVGNTILGKMEFDLIRTSQCVRRQGEVGGRLVSVVEAPGWWNTYRLIDSPQLNKQELLSSATVCSPGPHVVLLTLRVDGSFTMMNRIAIEEHLGLFGEGVWNHTIVVFTYGDWLGETPVEMYIECEGDSLQWLVRKCGNRYHLLENGTGADRVQVAKLLQKMEEITSANGGRHYEVNSALSQEVQNQQQTNTARAELRITKVAEKRQSLRSLLGVIPQISQLRMVLLGWRYSGKSSARNTILGRTHFPSKRSSRCVRQQGRVGERRVVVVEAPGWLRSSYVELTPESDRQEIQRSVCLCAPGPHALLLVIQVDASFTKKERMVVQEHVELLGQTVWNHTMVLFTCGDWLGQTPIEQHIESEGEALQGLVDLCRNRYHVLSNQDTGGAIQVAELMNKIEEMVADNAGCFLVEVPKLPLRKTKRQHSEEDEEKGGMADKHEEMDDERVRFGTPAFPAREKAWQFSDLPIKKADSMRVPRPAMGGDDSSDSTHYDSGGFFQSFNLSSINSALPTSTSSLSSGLGSSRSCVTGELVEQEKFTTLKPLKSERTTTEQKEVQKIC; encoded by the exons ATGGACGAGCCGCTGCAGCCCGCTGTGAGATCCGACCCAG ACTTCAGGATTTTACTGCTGGGCAATAAAGCGTCTGGGAAGAGCTGGTGCGTGGCCACGGTCCTGGGCGGGGAGGACCCCAGCACTCGTACCGCTCAGTGTGTAAGGAGTCAGGGCGTAGCAGCAGGCCGGGCCCTCACGGTGGTGGAGGCTCCAGGGTGGTGGAGAAATTACCTGGTGAAGGACAGTCCGGTCCTGCATACCAAGGAGATCCAGCgcagtgtgtctctgtgtcccccTGGTCCTCATGCTGTCCTGCTGGTGCTTCGCCTGGATACTCAGTTCACAGAGAAGAACAGAAGGGCGCTGGAGGAACGTGTGGAACTGCTGAGCGCGGAGGTGTGGAGACGCTGTATGGTGCTGTTCACCTTCGGGGACCACCTGGGAGAAACTCCCATTGAGAAGCACATTCTGGCTGCGGGAGAACCTCTCCAGTGGCTGGTGGAGAAATGTGGAAACAGACTTCACGTTATTAACAATAAGAACAGGAAGGACAGCAAACAGGTGAAGGAACtgctggagaaggtggaggagatggtcaTGAGAAACAGCAGCTACCATTTTGTGGTGGTGCCCATGAGGACACACGACATAGAGCCCAGGAGGTGGTCAGCGGAAGTAAAAGTGGTGGGAAAGTTGAGAGAAGCAGGTGCATGTCTCACAC ATCAAGACCAAGCAGAATTAAGAGTTCTGGTGGTTGGACACCGTCATTCAGGAAAAAGTTCTGTAGGGAACACAATCCTGGGCAAGATGGAGTTTGACCTGATAAGAACATctcagtgtgtgaggagacaagGAGAAGTGGGAGGGAGGCTGGTGTCCGTGGTGGAAGCTCCTGGTTGGTGGAACACCTACAGGTTAATTGACTCCCCACAGCTAAACAAGCAGGAGCTTCTGAGTAGTGCGACCGTGTGCTCTCCTGGACCACATGTTGTACTTTTAACATTGCGAGTGGATGGTTCCTTCACCATGATGAACAGAATAGCCATCGAAGAACACCTTGGGCTTTTTGGCGAGGGAGTCTGGAATCACACAATAGTAGTGTTCACCTACGGAGACTGGCTTGGAGAAACGCCTGTAGAGATGTATATTGAATGTGAAGGTGATTCGTTACAGTGGCTTGTGAGAAAGTGTGGAAACAGATACCACCTCCTTGAGAACGGCACTGGCGCTGACCGAGTCCAGGTCGCCAAACTCTTACAGAAGATGGAAGAAATTACATCAGCAAACGGTGGTCGGCACTATGAGGTCAACAGCGCATTATCACAGGAAGTGCAAAACCAACAGCAGACAAACACGGCACGTGCAGAGTTGAGAATTACAAAGGTGGCGGAGAAGAGACAGTCGCTTAGATCACTATTGG GTGTTATACCACAGATCTCTCAGCTCAGGATGGTGCTGCTTGGATGGAGGTATTCTGGGAAGAGTTCTGCAAGAAACACCATCCTCGGCAGAACACACTTCCCTTCCAAGAGAAGTTCCAGATGTGTGAGACAGCAGGGCAGAGTGGGAGAAAGAcgggttgtggtggtggaggcCCCAGGCTGGCTGAGGTCTTCCTATGTGGAACTAACCCCCgagtcagacagacaggagatcCAGCgcagtgtatgtctgtgtgctcCAGGACCACACGCTCTGCTCCTGGTGATCCAGGTAGATGCCTCGTTCACAAAGAAGGAAAGGATGGTGGTGCAGGAGCATGTTGAGCTTCTGGGACAGACGGTCTGGAATCACACCATGGTGCTGTTCACCTGTGGAGACTGGCTGGGGCAGACGCCCATCGAGCAGCACATCGAGAGCGAAGGGGAGGCTCTTCAGGGGCTTGTCGACCTGTGCAGGAACAGATACCATGTCCTCAGTAACCAGGACACAGGTGGAGCCATTCAAGTCGCAGAGCTGATGAACAAGATAGAGGAGATGGTAGCAGACAATGCTGGGTGTTTTCTTGTTGAAGTTCCCAAGCTTCCACTAAGAAAAACCAAAAGACAGCATAGTGAGGAAGACGAGGAAAAGGGAGGAATGGCAGACAAGCATGAGGAAATGGATGATGAACGTGTCCGTTTTGGCACTCCTGCGTTCCCAGCCCGAGAGAAGGCCTGGCAGTTTTCTGACTTGCCTATAAAGAAAGCAGACAGCATGCGTGTCCCCCGACCAGCAA TGGGTGGAGATGACAGCTCTGATAGTACTCACTACGATTCTGGAGGCTTTTTTCAGAGTTTTAACCTCAGTAGCATCAACAGTGCACTACCAACATCAACCTCCTCCCTCAGTTCTGGGCTGGGTTCTTCCAGAAGCTGTGTTACTGGAGAACTAGTAGAACAGGAGAAATTCACAACTTTGAAACCACTGAAATCTGAGAGGACAACTACAGAGCAGAAAGAAGTTCAGAAGATCTGCTAG
- the LOC143512668 gene encoding uncharacterized protein LOC143512668 isoform X2 produces the protein MKLPLYFFKVERKVRIRHWRIRNQLQPRAQNMEMIYRLDETTSMDEPLQPAVRSDPDFRILLLGNKASGKSWCVATVLGGEDPSTRTAQCVRSQGVAAGRALTVVEAPGWWRNYLVKDSPVLHTKEIQRSVSLCPPGPHAVLLVLRLDTQFTEKNRRALEERVELLSAEVWRRCMVLFTFGDHLGETPIEKHILAAGEPLQWLVEKCGNRLHVINNKNRKDSKQVKELLEKVEEMVMRNSSYHFVVVPMRTHDIEPRRWSAEVKVVGKLREADQDQAELRVLVVGHRHSGKSSVGNTILGKMEFDLIRTSQCVRRQGEVGGRLVSVVEAPGWWNTYRLIDSPQLNKQELLSSATVCSPGPHVVLLTLRVDGSFTMMNRIAIEEHLGLFGEGVWNHTIVVFTYGDWLGETPVEMYIECEGDSLQWLVRKCGNRYHLLENGTGADRVQVAKLLQKMEEITSANGGRHYEVNSALSQEVQNQQQTNTARAELRITKVAEKRQSLRSLLGVIPQISQLRMVLLGWRYSGKSSARNTILGRTHFPSKRSSRCVRQQGRVGERRVVVVEAPGWLRSSYVELTPESDRQEIQRSVCLCAPGPHALLLVIQVDASFTKKERMVVQEHVELLGQTVWNHTMVLFTCGDWLGQTPIEQHIESEGEALQGLVDLCRNRYHVLSNQDTGGAIQVAELMNKIEEMVADNAGCFLVEVPKLPLRKTKRQHSEEDEEKGGMADKHEEMDDERVRFGTPAFPAREKAWQFSDLPIKKADSMRVPRPAMGGDDSSDSTHYDSGGFFQSFNLSSINSALPTSTSSLSSGLGSSRSCVTGELVEQEKFTTLKPLKSERTTTEQKEVQKIC, from the exons atgaaactaccgctttatttttttaaggtggaacggaaagtgcgaataagacactggcgaataaggaaccaacttcagcctcgtgcaCAAAACATGGAAATGATTT ATCGCCTCGATGAGACGACCAGCATGGACGAGCCGCTGCAGCCCGCTGTGAGATCCGACCCAG ACTTCAGGATTTTACTGCTGGGCAATAAAGCGTCTGGGAAGAGCTGGTGCGTGGCCACGGTCCTGGGCGGGGAGGACCCCAGCACTCGTACCGCTCAGTGTGTAAGGAGTCAGGGCGTAGCAGCAGGCCGGGCCCTCACGGTGGTGGAGGCTCCAGGGTGGTGGAGAAATTACCTGGTGAAGGACAGTCCGGTCCTGCATACCAAGGAGATCCAGCgcagtgtgtctctgtgtcccccTGGTCCTCATGCTGTCCTGCTGGTGCTTCGCCTGGATACTCAGTTCACAGAGAAGAACAGAAGGGCGCTGGAGGAACGTGTGGAACTGCTGAGCGCGGAGGTGTGGAGACGCTGTATGGTGCTGTTCACCTTCGGGGACCACCTGGGAGAAACTCCCATTGAGAAGCACATTCTGGCTGCGGGAGAACCTCTCCAGTGGCTGGTGGAGAAATGTGGAAACAGACTTCACGTTATTAACAATAAGAACAGGAAGGACAGCAAACAGGTGAAGGAACtgctggagaaggtggaggagatggtcaTGAGAAACAGCAGCTACCATTTTGTGGTGGTGCCCATGAGGACACACGACATAGAGCCCAGGAGGTGGTCAGCGGAAGTAAAAGTGGTGGGAAAGTTGAGAGAAGCAG ATCAAGACCAAGCAGAATTAAGAGTTCTGGTGGTTGGACACCGTCATTCAGGAAAAAGTTCTGTAGGGAACACAATCCTGGGCAAGATGGAGTTTGACCTGATAAGAACATctcagtgtgtgaggagacaagGAGAAGTGGGAGGGAGGCTGGTGTCCGTGGTGGAAGCTCCTGGTTGGTGGAACACCTACAGGTTAATTGACTCCCCACAGCTAAACAAGCAGGAGCTTCTGAGTAGTGCGACCGTGTGCTCTCCTGGACCACATGTTGTACTTTTAACATTGCGAGTGGATGGTTCCTTCACCATGATGAACAGAATAGCCATCGAAGAACACCTTGGGCTTTTTGGCGAGGGAGTCTGGAATCACACAATAGTAGTGTTCACCTACGGAGACTGGCTTGGAGAAACGCCTGTAGAGATGTATATTGAATGTGAAGGTGATTCGTTACAGTGGCTTGTGAGAAAGTGTGGAAACAGATACCACCTCCTTGAGAACGGCACTGGCGCTGACCGAGTCCAGGTCGCCAAACTCTTACAGAAGATGGAAGAAATTACATCAGCAAACGGTGGTCGGCACTATGAGGTCAACAGCGCATTATCACAGGAAGTGCAAAACCAACAGCAGACAAACACGGCACGTGCAGAGTTGAGAATTACAAAGGTGGCGGAGAAGAGACAGTCGCTTAGATCACTATTGG GTGTTATACCACAGATCTCTCAGCTCAGGATGGTGCTGCTTGGATGGAGGTATTCTGGGAAGAGTTCTGCAAGAAACACCATCCTCGGCAGAACACACTTCCCTTCCAAGAGAAGTTCCAGATGTGTGAGACAGCAGGGCAGAGTGGGAGAAAGAcgggttgtggtggtggaggcCCCAGGCTGGCTGAGGTCTTCCTATGTGGAACTAACCCCCgagtcagacagacaggagatcCAGCgcagtgtatgtctgtgtgctcCAGGACCACACGCTCTGCTCCTGGTGATCCAGGTAGATGCCTCGTTCACAAAGAAGGAAAGGATGGTGGTGCAGGAGCATGTTGAGCTTCTGGGACAGACGGTCTGGAATCACACCATGGTGCTGTTCACCTGTGGAGACTGGCTGGGGCAGACGCCCATCGAGCAGCACATCGAGAGCGAAGGGGAGGCTCTTCAGGGGCTTGTCGACCTGTGCAGGAACAGATACCATGTCCTCAGTAACCAGGACACAGGTGGAGCCATTCAAGTCGCAGAGCTGATGAACAAGATAGAGGAGATGGTAGCAGACAATGCTGGGTGTTTTCTTGTTGAAGTTCCCAAGCTTCCACTAAGAAAAACCAAAAGACAGCATAGTGAGGAAGACGAGGAAAAGGGAGGAATGGCAGACAAGCATGAGGAAATGGATGATGAACGTGTCCGTTTTGGCACTCCTGCGTTCCCAGCCCGAGAGAAGGCCTGGCAGTTTTCTGACTTGCCTATAAAGAAAGCAGACAGCATGCGTGTCCCCCGACCAGCAA TGGGTGGAGATGACAGCTCTGATAGTACTCACTACGATTCTGGAGGCTTTTTTCAGAGTTTTAACCTCAGTAGCATCAACAGTGCACTACCAACATCAACCTCCTCCCTCAGTTCTGGGCTGGGTTCTTCCAGAAGCTGTGTTACTGGAGAACTAGTAGAACAGGAGAAATTCACAACTTTGAAACCACTGAAATCTGAGAGGACAACTACAGAGCAGAAAGAAGTTCAGAAGATCTGCTAG
- the kazald3 gene encoding kazal-type serine peptidase inhibitor domain 3, which produces MPRVVLLSLLLMFSIRFSRGFPHYTYDDMDEDLATFDYYKAVDDFDYKNETACEECAPELCPITQGCRAGLVRDNCGCCFECGNLEGQSCDMGDRSVYYGLCGEDMECKLESSSTVDGEIHEPQCVCLSQKTLCGSNGQTYLNLCKFKEAAFSSPGLNVSDGPCKTVPVIKVPPRDLVNVTGSSAMFLCEVFAFPMALVEWRKDGVEPVLPGDDPHISVQSRGGPQKFELSSWLQIEETTRADSGTYRCVARNELGEVSATAVLGILPPDEISAYLEENIKDDQVSFYDGEYY; this is translated from the exons ATGCCAAGGGTTGTTCTTCTTTCTTTACTTCTGATGTTCAGCATTCGGTTCAGCAGAGGGTTTCCACACTACACATACGATGACATGGATGAAGATTTGGCCACCTTCGATTATTACAAAGCGGTGGATGACTTCGATTATAAAAACGAGACCGCGTGCGAGGAGTGCGCGCCGGAGTTGTGCCCCATAACGCAGGGCTGCAGAGCAGGGCTCGTGAGGGACAACTGCGGTTGTTGTTTTGAATGCGGGAATCTGGAAGGACAGTCGTGTGATATGGGAGACAGAAGCGTCTACTATGGACTTTGCGGCGAGGATATGGAATGTAAGCTCGAGTCTTCAAGCACAGTGGACGGAGAGATCCATGAGCCGCAGTGTGTCTGTCTATCCCAGAAAACATTGTGCGGATCTAATGGTCAGACATACTTAAACCTTTGTAAGTTCAAGGAAGCAGCATTCTCGAGCCCTGGGCTCAACGTGAGTGACGGCCCGTGCAAAACAG TTCCAGTAATCAAGGTCCCGCCGCGTGACTTGGTCAATGTCACGGGCAGCAGTGCCATGTTTCTGTGTGAGGTGTTTGCTTTCCCCATGGCACTGGTGGAGTGGAGGAAGGACGGAGTGGAGCCGGTGCTGCCTGGTGATGATCCTCACATATCTGTACAG TCCAGAGGCGGTCCTCAGAAGTTCGAGCTGTCCAGCTGGCTCCAGATTGAGGAGACCACTCGGGCAGACTCAGGCACCTATAGGTGTGTTGCCAGGAATGAACTGGGGGAGGTGTCTGCCACTGCGGTGCTGGGCATTCTGCCACCAG ATGAGATATCTGCCTACTTAGAAGAAAACATCAAAGATGATCAAGTGAGCTTCTATGATGGAGAGTATTACTAA
- the LOC143512668 gene encoding uncharacterized protein LOC143512668 isoform X1 has protein sequence MKLPLYFFKVERKVRIRHWRIRNQLQPRAQNMEMIYRLDETTSMDEPLQPAVRSDPDFRILLLGNKASGKSWCVATVLGGEDPSTRTAQCVRSQGVAAGRALTVVEAPGWWRNYLVKDSPVLHTKEIQRSVSLCPPGPHAVLLVLRLDTQFTEKNRRALEERVELLSAEVWRRCMVLFTFGDHLGETPIEKHILAAGEPLQWLVEKCGNRLHVINNKNRKDSKQVKELLEKVEEMVMRNSSYHFVVVPMRTHDIEPRRWSAEVKVVGKLREAGACLTHQDQAELRVLVVGHRHSGKSSVGNTILGKMEFDLIRTSQCVRRQGEVGGRLVSVVEAPGWWNTYRLIDSPQLNKQELLSSATVCSPGPHVVLLTLRVDGSFTMMNRIAIEEHLGLFGEGVWNHTIVVFTYGDWLGETPVEMYIECEGDSLQWLVRKCGNRYHLLENGTGADRVQVAKLLQKMEEITSANGGRHYEVNSALSQEVQNQQQTNTARAELRITKVAEKRQSLRSLLGVIPQISQLRMVLLGWRYSGKSSARNTILGRTHFPSKRSSRCVRQQGRVGERRVVVVEAPGWLRSSYVELTPESDRQEIQRSVCLCAPGPHALLLVIQVDASFTKKERMVVQEHVELLGQTVWNHTMVLFTCGDWLGQTPIEQHIESEGEALQGLVDLCRNRYHVLSNQDTGGAIQVAELMNKIEEMVADNAGCFLVEVPKLPLRKTKRQHSEEDEEKGGMADKHEEMDDERVRFGTPAFPAREKAWQFSDLPIKKADSMRVPRPAMGGDDSSDSTHYDSGGFFQSFNLSSINSALPTSTSSLSSGLGSSRSCVTGELVEQEKFTTLKPLKSERTTTEQKEVQKIC, from the exons atgaaactaccgctttatttttttaaggtggaacggaaagtgcgaataagacactggcgaataaggaaccaacttcagcctcgtgcaCAAAACATGGAAATGATTT ATCGCCTCGATGAGACGACCAGCATGGACGAGCCGCTGCAGCCCGCTGTGAGATCCGACCCAG ACTTCAGGATTTTACTGCTGGGCAATAAAGCGTCTGGGAAGAGCTGGTGCGTGGCCACGGTCCTGGGCGGGGAGGACCCCAGCACTCGTACCGCTCAGTGTGTAAGGAGTCAGGGCGTAGCAGCAGGCCGGGCCCTCACGGTGGTGGAGGCTCCAGGGTGGTGGAGAAATTACCTGGTGAAGGACAGTCCGGTCCTGCATACCAAGGAGATCCAGCgcagtgtgtctctgtgtcccccTGGTCCTCATGCTGTCCTGCTGGTGCTTCGCCTGGATACTCAGTTCACAGAGAAGAACAGAAGGGCGCTGGAGGAACGTGTGGAACTGCTGAGCGCGGAGGTGTGGAGACGCTGTATGGTGCTGTTCACCTTCGGGGACCACCTGGGAGAAACTCCCATTGAGAAGCACATTCTGGCTGCGGGAGAACCTCTCCAGTGGCTGGTGGAGAAATGTGGAAACAGACTTCACGTTATTAACAATAAGAACAGGAAGGACAGCAAACAGGTGAAGGAACtgctggagaaggtggaggagatggtcaTGAGAAACAGCAGCTACCATTTTGTGGTGGTGCCCATGAGGACACACGACATAGAGCCCAGGAGGTGGTCAGCGGAAGTAAAAGTGGTGGGAAAGTTGAGAGAAGCAGGTGCATGTCTCACAC ATCAAGACCAAGCAGAATTAAGAGTTCTGGTGGTTGGACACCGTCATTCAGGAAAAAGTTCTGTAGGGAACACAATCCTGGGCAAGATGGAGTTTGACCTGATAAGAACATctcagtgtgtgaggagacaagGAGAAGTGGGAGGGAGGCTGGTGTCCGTGGTGGAAGCTCCTGGTTGGTGGAACACCTACAGGTTAATTGACTCCCCACAGCTAAACAAGCAGGAGCTTCTGAGTAGTGCGACCGTGTGCTCTCCTGGACCACATGTTGTACTTTTAACATTGCGAGTGGATGGTTCCTTCACCATGATGAACAGAATAGCCATCGAAGAACACCTTGGGCTTTTTGGCGAGGGAGTCTGGAATCACACAATAGTAGTGTTCACCTACGGAGACTGGCTTGGAGAAACGCCTGTAGAGATGTATATTGAATGTGAAGGTGATTCGTTACAGTGGCTTGTGAGAAAGTGTGGAAACAGATACCACCTCCTTGAGAACGGCACTGGCGCTGACCGAGTCCAGGTCGCCAAACTCTTACAGAAGATGGAAGAAATTACATCAGCAAACGGTGGTCGGCACTATGAGGTCAACAGCGCATTATCACAGGAAGTGCAAAACCAACAGCAGACAAACACGGCACGTGCAGAGTTGAGAATTACAAAGGTGGCGGAGAAGAGACAGTCGCTTAGATCACTATTGG GTGTTATACCACAGATCTCTCAGCTCAGGATGGTGCTGCTTGGATGGAGGTATTCTGGGAAGAGTTCTGCAAGAAACACCATCCTCGGCAGAACACACTTCCCTTCCAAGAGAAGTTCCAGATGTGTGAGACAGCAGGGCAGAGTGGGAGAAAGAcgggttgtggtggtggaggcCCCAGGCTGGCTGAGGTCTTCCTATGTGGAACTAACCCCCgagtcagacagacaggagatcCAGCgcagtgtatgtctgtgtgctcCAGGACCACACGCTCTGCTCCTGGTGATCCAGGTAGATGCCTCGTTCACAAAGAAGGAAAGGATGGTGGTGCAGGAGCATGTTGAGCTTCTGGGACAGACGGTCTGGAATCACACCATGGTGCTGTTCACCTGTGGAGACTGGCTGGGGCAGACGCCCATCGAGCAGCACATCGAGAGCGAAGGGGAGGCTCTTCAGGGGCTTGTCGACCTGTGCAGGAACAGATACCATGTCCTCAGTAACCAGGACACAGGTGGAGCCATTCAAGTCGCAGAGCTGATGAACAAGATAGAGGAGATGGTAGCAGACAATGCTGGGTGTTTTCTTGTTGAAGTTCCCAAGCTTCCACTAAGAAAAACCAAAAGACAGCATAGTGAGGAAGACGAGGAAAAGGGAGGAATGGCAGACAAGCATGAGGAAATGGATGATGAACGTGTCCGTTTTGGCACTCCTGCGTTCCCAGCCCGAGAGAAGGCCTGGCAGTTTTCTGACTTGCCTATAAAGAAAGCAGACAGCATGCGTGTCCCCCGACCAGCAA TGGGTGGAGATGACAGCTCTGATAGTACTCACTACGATTCTGGAGGCTTTTTTCAGAGTTTTAACCTCAGTAGCATCAACAGTGCACTACCAACATCAACCTCCTCCCTCAGTTCTGGGCTGGGTTCTTCCAGAAGCTGTGTTACTGGAGAACTAGTAGAACAGGAGAAATTCACAACTTTGAAACCACTGAAATCTGAGAGGACAACTACAGAGCAGAAAGAAGTTCAGAAGATCTGCTAG
- the crybb2 gene encoding LOW QUALITY PROTEIN: beta-crystallin B2 (The sequence of the model RefSeq protein was modified relative to this genomic sequence to represent the inferred CDS: deleted 1 base in 1 codon; substituted 1 base at 1 genomic stop codon) encodes MEEQNKVRLGETLVIYEHENFQGHSHELRGPLPDLQEEGVEKAGSILVLDGPXVCYEKSDWKGEQYVLEKGEFPRSDAWTNSRRSDCISALHPVNVLIHDNREHKIVLYENPKFKKKKIEIIGDDVPSFHTHGYPEKISLVRVHCGTWVGYQYPGYRGFQYVLEKGEVCEEQSATHTS; translated from the exons ATGGAAGAGCAGAATAAAGTCCGTCTGGGAGAAACT CTGGTCATTTACGAACACGAAAACTTCCAAGGCCACAGCCATGAGCTG CGGGGGCCACTCCCCGACTTGCaggaggagggtgtggagaAGGCCGGCTCCATCCTGGTGCTGGATGGaccgtga gtgtgttATGAGAAGTCTGACTGGAAGGGAGAACAGTATGTGTTGGAGAAGGGTGAGTTCCCTCGCTCGGACGCCTGGACCAACAGTCGACGCAGTGACTGCATCTCTGCCCTCCACCCTGTTAACGTGCTAATCCAT GACAATCGGGAGCACAAGATCGTGCTTTATGAGAACCCCAAattcaagaagaagaagattgaGATCATAGGTGATGATGTTCCCAGCTTCCATACCCACGGATATCCAGAGAAGATCTCCTTAGTCAGAGTGCACTGTGGCAC CTGGGTGGGTTACCAGTATCCAGGCTACCGGGGCTTCCAGTATGTGCTGGAGAAGGGAGA AGTGTGCGAGGAGCAAAGTGCCACGCACACCTCCTGA